The Bombus fervidus isolate BK054 chromosome 3, iyBomFerv1, whole genome shotgun sequence genome includes a window with the following:
- the LOC139998390 gene encoding small integral membrane protein 14, whose product MADKGFDLCEYMWNEFVMQRLLLILRQNQNYCTDNECFSMSRLPGPRNTLSSSNFFITTLLIIGFAVLMYVFRPNSLRQLTDNTVKDRDNERDSNGDPPVPPPTAQ is encoded by the exons ATGGCTGACAAGGGATTTGATCTGTGTGAATACATGTGGAACGAATTTGTTATGCAACGTCTGCTTTTGATC ttgcgacaaaatcaaaattattgcACGGATAATGAATGTTTTAGCATGTCGCGAT TGCCAGGACCACGCAATACTTTGTCGTCCTCAAACTTTTTCATTACCACTTTGCTAATTATTGGATTCGCTGTTCTTATGTATGTTTTTAGACCAAACTCTCTTCGTCAATTAACCGACAACACAGTTAAAGATCGAGATAACGAACGC GATTCAAACGGCGACCCTCCCGTACCTCCACCGACAGCGCAATAA
- the Taf7 gene encoding TATA-box binding protein associated factor 7, giving the protein MSRHPNTDYKKSSEPQVELESQFILRLPPEPARVLRETLRNGLSLKDRLSIKLENDMRYGEARFDHWLLHGKVVDLPTIVESLKTIDNKSFYKTADICQMLICKEEDDHTTTDEESPVRQKKKDPNKVDKKFLWPHGITPPTKNVRRRRFRKTLKKKYVEAPEIEKEVKRLLRVDNDAVNVKWEVICEDEDQSKPSKVSSSGTVKTKRESINGNTSQSFDVAEHDIFGEPVSDSEEDDEEANINVMELDENSRLSADSRVSDSNSMQAAYSERPSNIEANNRLCTVFSKEMFQSDNNMEADVEKTEDTSLSKVPKVEQFHSEYIISDNFSELPCVSALKDSLQTRLTTLHAELAELRQRRQQQELAIANIENVKLRQRLQEILDNLLTQEMQKVQEIQDLE; this is encoded by the exons ATGAGTCGTCATCCAAATACagattataaaaaaagtagTGAGCCTCAAGTAGAATTGGAAAGTCAATTTATTTTGCGTTTACCACCG gaACCGGCGCGAGTTTTACGAGAAACACTACGAAATGGATTGTCTTTAAAAGATAGATTAAGTATAAAACTGGAAAATGATATGCGTTATGGTGAGGCTAGATTCGATCATTGGCTTCTTCATGGAAAG GTTGTTGACTTACCAACGATTGTAGAATCTTTAAAAACTATTGATAACAAGAGTTTCTATAAAACTGCTGATATATGTCAG ATGTTAATTTGCAAAGAAGAAGATGATCACACTACCACGGATGAAGAGTCTCCAGTTaggcaaaagaaaaaagatcctAATAAAgtagataaaaaatttctgtGGCCACATGGTATAACTCCACCTACTAAAAATGTAAGACGTAGAAGATTTAGAAAAACCTTGAAGAAGAAATATGTGGAAGCTCCAGAAATTGAGAAAGAAGTTAAACGTTTGTTAAGAGTGGATAATGATGCAGTTAATGTTAAGTGGGAGGTGATATGTGAAGATGAAGATCAATCAAAACCAAGCAAAGTCTCGTCATCTGGTACAGTGAAAACTAAGAGAGAAAGTATCAATGGCAATACATCTCAAAGTTTTGATGTTG cggAACATGACATATTTGGCGAACCTGTAAGTGATAGTGAGGAAGATGATGAGGaagcaaatataaatgtaatggAATTGGATGAGAATAGTCGACTTTCTGCAGACAGTAGAGTATCAGACTCTAATTCTATGCAAGCTGCATATTCAGAGAGGCCTAGCAATATTGAAGCAAATAATAGACTTTGCACAGTATTCAGCAAAGAAATGTTCCAAAGTGACAATAATATGGAAGCAGACGTAGAAAAAACAGAGGATACATCTCTATCAAAAGTACCTAAAGTTGAACAATTCCATTCAGAATATATCATTTCAGATAACTTTTCAGAATTACCTTGTGTTTCTGCATTAAAAG ATTCGCTGCAAACGCGTTTGACGACTTTACACGCGGAATTAGCTGAACTACGTCAAAGAAGGCAACAACAAGAGCTTGCAATAGCCAACATTGAAAACGTTAAATTGAGGCAAAGACTTCAAGAAATATTGGATAATTTATTAACGCAAGAAATGCAAAAGGTTCAAGAG atTCAAGACTTAGAGTAA